Proteins encoded together in one Nocardioides marinisabuli window:
- a CDS encoding flavin-containing monooxygenase, protein MSDTLRDSTSETSTDVVVVGAGQSGLATAYHLRRRGIDLVVLDAAEHIGDQWRRQWDSLRLYSPARYDALPGMAFPAPPWSYPDKDQVADYLASYARHLDLPVRLRTRVLAVDPDGDGYAVRTDAGTYRCRSVVVATGTFGRAPYRPGIAAQLDPGILQLHSSEYRRPGQLREGPVLVVGAGHSGTDIAYEAAESHPTILAGRDCGQIPPRLESRRMRLLFPVLMLVWKHVLNRRTPVGRRMMPHLRHHGGPMLRVKRADLAARGVERVTSRVESVQDGRPVVDGTPRDVATVVWATGFRQGFDWIHLSVVGDDGWPRELRGVATDAPGLFFCGLAFQYSFTSMLLAGADRDAGFVAARVAERHRDRAGLATAA, encoded by the coding sequence ATGAGCGACACCCTCCGCGACAGCACCTCCGAGACGTCCACCGACGTCGTCGTCGTCGGCGCCGGCCAGTCGGGCCTGGCGACCGCCTACCACCTGCGGCGCCGAGGGATCGACCTCGTGGTCCTCGACGCCGCCGAGCACATCGGGGACCAGTGGCGCCGCCAGTGGGACTCGCTGCGCCTCTACTCCCCGGCCCGCTACGACGCACTGCCGGGGATGGCGTTCCCGGCCCCGCCGTGGTCCTACCCCGACAAGGACCAGGTGGCCGACTACCTGGCCTCCTACGCCCGGCACCTCGACCTCCCGGTCCGGCTGCGCACCCGGGTCCTCGCCGTCGACCCCGACGGCGACGGGTACGCCGTGCGCACCGACGCGGGCACCTACCGCTGCCGCAGCGTGGTGGTGGCCACGGGCACGTTCGGGCGGGCGCCGTACCGGCCCGGCATCGCCGCGCAGCTCGACCCCGGGATCCTGCAGCTGCACTCCAGCGAGTACCGCCGCCCCGGGCAGCTGCGCGAGGGGCCCGTGCTGGTGGTCGGGGCCGGCCACTCCGGCACAGACATCGCCTACGAGGCCGCCGAGAGCCACCCCACGATCCTGGCCGGACGCGACTGCGGGCAGATCCCGCCCCGGCTGGAGTCCCGCAGGATGCGGCTGCTGTTCCCCGTGCTGATGCTGGTGTGGAAGCACGTGCTCAACCGTCGGACCCCGGTCGGGCGCCGGATGATGCCGCACCTGCGTCACCACGGCGGCCCGATGCTCCGGGTCAAGCGCGCCGACCTGGCCGCGCGCGGCGTGGAGCGGGTGACCTCACGGGTGGAGTCGGTCCAGGACGGGAGACCGGTCGTCGACGGCACCCCCCGGGACGTGGCGACCGTCGTCTGGGCCACCGGGTTCCGGCAGGGCTTCGACTGGATCCACCTGTCGGTCGTCGGCGACGACGGCTGGCCCCGCGAGCTGCGCGGGGTGGCCACCGACGCCCCCGGGCTCTTCTTCTGCGGCCTGGCCTTCCAGTACTCCTTCACCTCGATGCTGCTGGCCGGCGCCGACCGGGACGCCGGGTTCGTCGCCGCCCGGGTGGCCGAGAGGCACCGGGACCGCGCGGGGCTCGCGACCGCGGCCTGA
- a CDS encoding NADase-type glycan-binding domain-containing protein, with product MLALLLLALVCVAGGAWLGSRDQGTGSPATEGSAASGEPRPLLDLAEASAPAQDDDSVDIATGETTTYAAANLLDDDPSTAWRVPGAAVGTELVLRLDQEVTLTTVGLVNGYAKTSVSEGTTYDLYAGGRRVTAVTWLLGDAPPVRQELDETRDPQVLDVGAVTTDTVRLRIESVTEPGSGPAARDTTAISDVVLEGIVADAAGGG from the coding sequence TTGCTGGCCCTCCTCCTGCTCGCCCTGGTCTGCGTGGCCGGGGGTGCGTGGCTCGGGAGCCGCGACCAGGGCACCGGCTCCCCCGCCACCGAGGGGTCGGCGGCGTCGGGCGAGCCGCGGCCGCTGCTCGACCTGGCCGAGGCCTCGGCGCCCGCCCAGGACGACGACAGCGTCGACATCGCCACCGGCGAGACGACGACGTACGCCGCCGCGAACCTGCTCGACGACGACCCGAGCACCGCGTGGCGGGTGCCCGGCGCCGCGGTCGGCACCGAGCTGGTGCTGCGCCTCGACCAGGAGGTCACGCTCACCACCGTCGGGCTGGTCAACGGCTACGCCAAGACGTCGGTCTCGGAGGGGACCACCTACGACCTCTACGCCGGCGGGCGGCGGGTCACCGCGGTCACCTGGCTGCTCGGCGACGCGCCACCGGTGCGCCAGGAGCTCGACGAGACCCGCGACCCGCAGGTCCTCGACGTCGGTGCGGTCACCACCGACACCGTGCGGCTGCGCATCGAGTCGGTCACCGAGCCCGGCTCGGGGCCGGCCGCCCGCGACACCACCGCGATCAGCGACGTGGTGCTCGAGGGGATCGTCGCGGACGCGGCCGGCGGTGGGTAG
- the aroF gene encoding 3-deoxy-7-phosphoheptulonate synthase produces MVVVMSPDATDEDVAHVVARVEGVGGEAFVSKGVVRTIIGLVGDIDSFHHLNLRTMRGVADVHRISDPYKLVSRQHHPDRSTVWVGPPGRQVPIGPDTFTFMAGPCAVETAAQTLEAAQMAASAGATILRGGAFKPRTSPYAFQGLGLRGLEILVDVGRATGLPVVTEVVDARDVAVVAEHADMLQVGTRNMANFGLLQAVGDAGRPVLLKRGMTATVEEWLMAAEYVAQRGNLDIVLCERGIRTFEPATRNTLDVSAVPVVQATSHLPVITDPSHAAGRKDLVVPLSRASIAAGADGIIVDVHPDPESALCDGPQALLGTELRELAAAVRRLPPVLGRVDAGERIRTA; encoded by the coding sequence ATGGTCGTCGTCATGTCCCCCGACGCCACCGACGAGGACGTGGCCCACGTCGTCGCGCGGGTCGAGGGCGTCGGTGGCGAGGCCTTCGTCAGCAAGGGCGTGGTGCGCACGATCATCGGGCTGGTCGGGGACATCGACTCCTTCCACCACCTCAACCTGCGCACCATGCGCGGGGTCGCCGACGTGCACCGCATCTCCGACCCCTACAAGCTCGTCAGCCGCCAGCACCACCCCGACCGCTCGACCGTCTGGGTCGGCCCGCCGGGACGACAGGTGCCGATCGGCCCCGACACCTTCACGTTCATGGCCGGGCCCTGCGCGGTCGAGACCGCGGCGCAGACCCTCGAGGCCGCGCAGATGGCGGCCTCCGCGGGGGCCACGATCCTGCGCGGCGGGGCCTTCAAGCCGCGCACCTCGCCGTACGCCTTCCAGGGGCTGGGCCTGCGCGGCCTCGAGATCCTGGTCGACGTGGGCCGGGCCACGGGGCTGCCGGTGGTGACCGAGGTCGTCGACGCCCGCGACGTCGCGGTGGTCGCCGAGCACGCCGACATGCTGCAGGTCGGCACCCGCAACATGGCCAACTTCGGCCTGCTGCAGGCGGTCGGCGACGCCGGCCGACCGGTGCTGCTCAAGCGCGGCATGACCGCGACCGTCGAGGAGTGGCTGATGGCCGCCGAGTACGTCGCCCAGCGCGGCAACCTCGACATCGTGCTGTGCGAGCGCGGCATCCGCACCTTCGAGCCCGCCACACGCAACACCCTCGACGTCTCCGCGGTGCCGGTCGTGCAGGCCACCAGCCACCTGCCGGTGATCACCGACCCCTCGCACGCCGCCGGCCGCAAGGACCTGGTCGTGCCGTTGTCGCGGGCCTCGATCGCCGCCGGGGCCGACGGCATCATCGTCGACGTGCACCCCGACCCGGAGTCGGCGCTGTGCGACGGCCCGCAGGCGCTGCTGGGCACCGAGCTGCGCGAGCTCGCGGCCGCCGTACGACGACTGCCCCCGGTGCTGGGCCGGGTCGACGCCGGCGAGCGGATCCGCACCGCCTGA
- a CDS encoding DMT family transporter has protein sequence MTTTLPATSRRTSALATIALLAMTASWGSTFFLIKDLLERVPTLDFLAVRFAVATVAMVVVAPRALSRLSRESRRHAVVLGLVYGLAQILQTAGLAHTPASVSGFITGMYVVLTPLLAAVLLRSRIGATTWAAVALATAGLAVLSLDGLSVGYGEAITFVSAILYALHIVGLGAWSDARQALGMSIVQIGVIALVCTLATAPDGIVLPSTGADWASVVYMALVAGALAMLAQTWAQAHLPPTRTALIMSMEPVFAATFAVWLGGEATTARMVGGGLMVLTAMLVVELRPPRSQHPPGPRPDPDDGPIEGQVTHLAV, from the coding sequence GTGACGACCACCCTGCCGGCGACCTCGCGCCGCACCTCGGCGCTGGCCACCATCGCGCTGCTGGCGATGACGGCGAGCTGGGGCAGCACCTTCTTCCTCATCAAGGACCTGCTCGAGCGGGTGCCGACCCTCGACTTCCTCGCGGTCCGCTTCGCCGTGGCCACCGTGGCGATGGTCGTGGTGGCCCCGCGCGCGCTGTCGCGGCTGAGCCGCGAGTCGCGGCGCCACGCCGTCGTGCTCGGCCTGGTCTACGGCCTGGCCCAGATCCTGCAGACCGCCGGCCTGGCGCACACCCCGGCCAGCGTCTCGGGCTTCATCACCGGCATGTACGTCGTGCTCACCCCGCTGCTGGCCGCGGTGCTGCTGCGCAGCCGGATCGGGGCGACGACCTGGGCCGCGGTGGCGCTGGCGACCGCGGGCCTGGCGGTGCTCAGCCTCGACGGGCTGTCGGTCGGCTACGGCGAGGCGATCACCTTCGTCTCCGCGATCCTCTACGCCCTGCACATCGTCGGCCTCGGCGCGTGGTCGGACGCGCGCCAGGCGCTGGGCATGTCGATCGTGCAGATCGGCGTGATCGCGCTGGTCTGCACGCTGGCCACCGCCCCCGACGGGATCGTGCTGCCGAGCACCGGCGCCGACTGGGCGTCGGTGGTCTACATGGCGCTGGTCGCCGGGGCGCTGGCGATGCTCGCCCAGACCTGGGCGCAGGCGCACCTGCCGCCCACGCGCACCGCGCTGATCATGAGCATGGAGCCGGTCTTCGCCGCCACCTTCGCGGTCTGGCTCGGCGGCGAGGCGACCACGGCGCGGATGGTCGGCGGCGGGTTGATGGTGCTGACCGCGATGCTCGTCGTCGAGCTGCGCCCGCCGCGCAGCCAGCACCCGCCCGGGCCGCGGCCCGACCCCGACGACGGACCCATCGAGGGCCAGGTCACCCACCTGGCGGTGTGA
- a CDS encoding deoxyribonuclease IV yields the protein MSTHDVAQRNPIGTHVLVGKGLAAGALVDAERLGCETLQVFVGNPRGWALSPGRPADDEAFRAATAERGIRTFIHSPYLVNLGSPTQKTYENSVAVVAHNLRRAAETGAEGVVVHTGSYVDPQGDPAGAAERHAAALRQVREGLLPLLEALGDDGPWLLLEPTAGQGRSLCAGVEDLAAYLDVLEHHPRAGICLDTCHVFAAGAPLDEPGGAAATLERIVEIGGPGRLRLVHANDSKDVRGAFKDRHERIGEGHIGAAAFGELFAHPATEGVPFVLETPGSRDDDNPDIALLKRLRAEAHGSVA from the coding sequence GTGAGCACCCACGACGTCGCGCAGCGCAACCCGATCGGCACCCACGTCCTGGTCGGCAAGGGCCTGGCGGCCGGGGCCCTGGTCGACGCCGAGCGGCTGGGCTGCGAGACCCTCCAGGTCTTCGTCGGCAACCCGCGCGGGTGGGCGCTGAGCCCCGGCCGACCGGCCGACGACGAGGCCTTCCGCGCCGCGACCGCGGAGCGCGGGATACGCACGTTCATCCACTCCCCCTACCTGGTCAACCTCGGCTCCCCGACGCAGAAGACCTACGAGAACAGCGTCGCCGTCGTGGCCCACAACCTGCGCCGCGCCGCCGAGACCGGCGCCGAGGGCGTCGTGGTCCACACCGGCTCGTACGTCGACCCGCAGGGCGACCCGGCCGGTGCGGCCGAGCGCCACGCGGCCGCGCTGCGCCAGGTGCGCGAGGGCCTGCTGCCGCTGCTCGAGGCGCTCGGCGACGACGGCCCGTGGCTGCTGCTCGAGCCGACCGCGGGCCAGGGCCGCTCGCTGTGCGCCGGCGTGGAGGACCTGGCGGCCTACCTCGACGTGCTCGAGCACCACCCGCGCGCCGGCATCTGCCTCGACACCTGCCACGTCTTCGCCGCCGGCGCCCCGCTCGACGAGCCGGGCGGCGCGGCCGCGACCCTCGAGCGGATCGTCGAGATCGGCGGCCCGGGGCGGCTGCGGCTGGTGCACGCCAACGACTCCAAGGACGTGCGGGGCGCCTTCAAGGACCGCCACGAGCGGATCGGCGAGGGCCACATCGGTGCCGCCGCCTTCGGCGAGCTCTTCGCCCACCCCGCGACCGAGGGCGTGCCCTTCGTGCTCGAGACCCCCGGCTCGCGCGACGACGACAACCCCGACATCGCGCTGCTCAAGCGGCTGCGCGCCGAGGCCCACGGCTCCGTCGCGTGA
- a CDS encoding helix-turn-helix transcriptional regulator, whose amino-acid sequence MRTHRHDPATAPPSPSSPAPRPRISIIERHRLLVDGLEVVLRAEGFEVDPVDVADSEWGDLQDPDGLDELVAAACGGGPRLVLLALDLGGGVDGADLVAALCRAGARVLVVTGIEDPARHDRAVAQGALAVLPKTMGLADILAALRRAAAGEDLMSPADRDAARRRDAVRAPERRREVQGLRLLSPGESQVLAHLVAGHSVGEIAARRRVRPSTVRAQVRAILVKLGVSSQLQAVAVAHRRSWRPPPDDWEATATSA is encoded by the coding sequence ATGAGGACCCACCGCCATGACCCGGCCACCGCGCCGCCGAGCCCGTCCAGTCCTGCTCCTCGCCCGCGCATCAGCATCATCGAGCGTCACCGGCTGCTGGTCGACGGGCTCGAGGTGGTGCTGCGCGCCGAGGGCTTCGAGGTGGACCCCGTCGACGTCGCGGACAGCGAGTGGGGCGACCTCCAGGACCCCGACGGCCTCGACGAGCTCGTGGCTGCGGCCTGCGGTGGCGGGCCCCGGCTCGTGCTGCTCGCCCTCGACCTCGGCGGCGGTGTCGACGGCGCCGACCTCGTCGCCGCCCTGTGCCGGGCCGGCGCCAGGGTCCTGGTCGTGACCGGCATCGAGGACCCCGCCCGCCACGACCGTGCGGTCGCCCAGGGGGCGCTCGCGGTGCTGCCGAAGACGATGGGCCTGGCCGACATCCTCGCCGCGCTGCGACGCGCCGCGGCCGGAGAGGACCTGATGTCGCCGGCCGATCGCGACGCGGCCCGCCGCCGCGACGCCGTCCGCGCACCCGAGCGCCGCCGCGAGGTGCAGGGACTGCGCCTGCTGAGCCCGGGCGAGTCGCAGGTGCTGGCCCACCTGGTGGCCGGCCACTCCGTCGGCGAGATCGCCGCGCGCCGGCGGGTGCGGCCCTCCACGGTCCGTGCCCAGGTGCGCGCGATCCTCGTCAAGCTCGGCGTCAGCTCGCAGCTGCAGGCCGTGGCCGTCGCGCACCGTCGCTCGTGGCGGCCTCCGCCCGACGACTGGGAGGCGACGGCGACCTCCGCGTGA
- a CDS encoding sensor histidine kinase, translated as MGLLPLALEREPRLSDPAVAVSALLLVLVVGLLEWRAAGRVVDGHRAVLEAALVDAARVRAQHEARAEEVEHDARSALGALRSALSTLERYDEQLDRSLAHRLQAAALREVDHLEQLIRLREPAPPAPDGAGTVDFDVREVVRDVALTRQVAGLRVRTDGVHGRAHGSRGDLATVLGNLLVNAMRHAPGAAVEITSAVVGDRLELRVRDDGPGMRPGLAASVFERGTHGGHHLSTGLGLYVSRQLLRELGGDLRLEASGPGCCFLATLPAAPRDVPAPHPAHRERQPAGGERVPTDLRDRATS; from the coding sequence GTGGGGCTGCTGCCCCTGGCCCTGGAGCGCGAGCCCCGGCTCAGCGACCCGGCCGTCGCCGTCTCCGCACTGCTGCTGGTCCTGGTCGTCGGGCTCCTGGAGTGGCGCGCCGCCGGGCGCGTGGTCGACGGGCACCGCGCGGTCCTCGAGGCGGCCCTGGTCGACGCCGCCCGGGTCCGCGCCCAGCACGAGGCGCGGGCCGAGGAGGTCGAGCACGACGCCCGCAGCGCGCTGGGGGCGCTGCGGTCGGCCCTCTCGACCCTCGAGCGCTACGACGAGCAGCTCGACCGCAGCCTGGCCCACCGGCTCCAGGCGGCGGCGCTGCGCGAGGTCGACCACCTCGAGCAGCTGATCCGCCTGCGCGAGCCCGCGCCGCCGGCACCGGACGGCGCCGGGACGGTCGACTTCGACGTGCGCGAGGTGGTCCGCGACGTGGCGCTGACCCGCCAGGTCGCCGGCCTGCGGGTGCGCACCGACGGGGTCCACGGGCGCGCGCACGGGTCGCGGGGCGACCTGGCCACGGTGCTGGGCAACCTGCTGGTCAACGCGATGCGGCACGCCCCGGGAGCCGCGGTCGAGATCACCAGCGCGGTGGTCGGTGACCGGCTCGAGCTCAGGGTGCGTGACGACGGCCCCGGCATGCGTCCCGGGCTGGCGGCGTCGGTCTTCGAGCGCGGCACGCACGGCGGCCACCACCTCAGCACCGGCCTGGGCCTGTACGTCTCGCGACAGCTGCTGCGCGAGCTGGGCGGCGACCTGCGCCTGGAGGCATCCGGACCCGGGTGCTGCTTCCTGGCCACCCTGCCGGCGGCGCCACGCGACGTCCCGGCTCCCCACCCTGCGCACCGCGAACGGCAGCCGGCCGGGGGCGAGCGGGTGCCGACGGACCTCCGGGACCGAGCGACGTCATGA
- a CDS encoding PASTA domain-containing protein, translated as MSKGPELVEVPGVRAQGVDAARAQLESLGFVVQVENISDYLGLGYVFRTDPGAGELVPKGSTITLFLV; from the coding sequence GTGTCGAAGGGGCCCGAGCTGGTGGAGGTGCCCGGCGTGCGGGCCCAGGGGGTCGACGCGGCCCGGGCGCAGCTGGAGTCGCTGGGCTTCGTGGTGCAGGTCGAGAACATCTCCGACTACCTGGGGCTGGGCTACGTCTTCCGCACCGACCCCGGGGCGGGCGAGCTGGTGCCGAAGGGCTCGACCATCACCCTCTTCCTCGTCTGA
- a CDS encoding Rv2175c family DNA-binding protein, whose product MSETSLAGHDLAVLVDDWIDWAEAASRLEVSVGKVRTMIRTHELAAAVPVPGEGQKIPALFIDDELRLPVKGLPGLLTVLHDGRYDDRECIAWLFLDLGLPGRPIDALRENRGSEVKRRAQAMAL is encoded by the coding sequence ATGAGCGAGACTTCCCTGGCAGGGCACGACCTGGCCGTCCTGGTCGACGACTGGATCGACTGGGCCGAGGCCGCGAGCCGGCTCGAGGTCAGCGTCGGCAAGGTCCGCACGATGATCCGCACCCACGAGCTGGCCGCCGCCGTGCCGGTGCCCGGCGAGGGGCAGAAGATCCCGGCCCTGTTCATCGACGACGAGCTGCGCCTGCCCGTCAAGGGCCTGCCGGGGCTGCTGACCGTCCTGCACGACGGTCGCTACGACGACCGCGAGTGCATCGCCTGGCTCTTCCTCGACCTCGGCCTCCCGGGGCGCCCGATCGACGCGCTGCGCGAGAACCGTGGCTCCGAGGTCAAGCGCCGCGCCCAGGCCATGGCCCTGTAG